Within Staphylococcus sp. NRL 16/872, the genomic segment CGCACAAAATATCGAAGAAGTATAATAGGGAAGAGACTTAAAATTAATGTTTTGGTCAAAGGACAAAGGCAATTTCTATTAAAATATAGAAATTGCCTTTTGCTTGTTAATTTATTTTAATGATGCGTGTTAAATAAAATAATATGCGAGACATTTGTTTTAAATATTTTAATGTAAAATTACATATGAATATACAGTGTTATAGTGAGGATTTATTAATGAACCTAATTGCTAGAATACTTAGATAAGAAATTCTAGGGATGACCTACGAGTGTGCGCGTGGAGAAAAGGAACGTAAGCGTTCACACACATACATAAATAGTTCTAAAATGGATAATGGAACGTAGTTGAGTGCGGGGCCCCAGCACAAAGACTTTCGCATAGAAAGTCTACAAACAAAGCAAGCTGGGGAAGGAACTTAAGTGTTTACACACTTAAGTAAGTAGTTCTAGTGATTAAAATCAAAGAACGTCTTTACATGACTACAGGCTTGAGCCTTTCCCGCAAGAAAGCGTCGCAACAAAATGAGTAACATTCATCTAAGATTTTCTTTTCGAGCCAATAATACGAAGTAGTATAAATAAAGACGCCAGTAAATGAAATTATAAAAAATCATTTACTGGCTATTTTAAAATTTATGTTCCAACCGCTTCTTTTACTTAATTAAAGATGTGTTCACCATGCATAGCGATTTCGTTTTGTCTGAAATTCGTATTTGGATAATACATATTTTTTACTAACACATTTGGTCCTAAACAATGAAAAGCTTCACAATGACAATTTAAAGACTTAGCTAAGTCACTATCTAACCATGAGTTAAATACATCCGTTAATTTATCACGTCGAATATTTGAAATTGTTCCATTTTCATCACCAAAATCAGTCACAATGACGTCGCCACTAAACACGTTAACATTTAAACGACTACGTCCGTCTGGGTCATTACGCATCGTCACATTTTTGGCATCTCTTAAACGTTGTAATAACGCTTGATCATTTTCATCATTAATGCATGGATAAATAGGTAAAGTACCAAATAACATCCATACATTTTCATCACGAATGTCTAATAAATGATGAATGGCTGTTTTCATTTCTTTAAGCGATAATACATTAAGTTGACTTGCGAAATCAGCAGGATACATAGGATGAACTTCATGTCTACTACACTTCATATCATTCACAATTTCATTATGTATCTTATCTAAATAAGGTAAAGTGCTTTGATTTAACATTGTTTCTGCTGAGACAAACATACCTTGTTCAGATAAAGTACTTGCATTGTCTAACATCTGTTCATATAATTTCAACTTAGCTTTTAGTGGTGGCTGTTTCTTCATTGCACCAAAGCCAACATCAGTAAATTCTTGAATTGTACCCCAGTTATGAGAAATGTGCATGACGTCAATATATTCAGCAATATCTAAGTAACGATCTTGAGGAAGTGTTAAATTAGAATTCATTTGTACATAAATACCGCGATTCTGCGCATATTTTAAAAGTGGTTTCACAACATTTTTAATGGATTTCTTAGAAAACATTGGCTCACCACCCGTAATAGACATCGTACGTAAATGAGGAATTTCATCTAAACGTCTATAAATGAGGTCCATAGGAAGGGGGTCCGGATCTTTTGTTTGTAATGTATAACCTACCGCACAATGACTACAACGCATATTACATAAATTTGTAGTTGTAAATTCAATATTACTTAAGGTTAAGTTACCGTATTCTTCAATATCATTGTAGGCTTCCCATGGATCATTTGTAATCGAAATGGGTTTTTTACTATTTGTCATCAACATTATTATTACTCCTAAACTTATAAATTCCTTTCTCCGTTGCTAAAAAGTACAGTAAACATTATTAAGATTATATCCCTTTTTGTCAAATTCTGTTAGGATTAAATTAACGTAAATGTTAAATAAAATATTTTTTATGAAGGAGTGCTTATTTTAATGAACGAAAATCAAACTATTGATCAAATTAAAAGTCGTTTATCAAAATTTTTAGAGGATATCGATCATGTTAACCCAGATGAAGTAAGTGTTGAAGACATTGATGAATGGATCGGCTTACTTGATCAATTAGAAGAGAAGGTAAAACAAGTCTCTAAATAACTGGATTATAGCTAAATTTTTAAGTGAAGAACCATAATTCATATGTTTAAAATCCTTTCAATTTGTCTATATATAAAATATATAAATTAGTTAAGAAAGGTGATACACATATGACTAAAAAAGTAGCAATTATCTTAGCAGACGAATTTGAAGATATTGAATTAACAAGTCCCAAAGAGGCTTTAGAAGAAGCTGGATTTGAAACAGAAATTATTGGTGATACTGCTAACGCGGAAGTAGTTGGAAAACATGGCGAAAAAGCTACAGTAAATGTAAGTATTGCCGATGCTAAACCAGAAGATTATGATGCGTTATTAATTCCGGGTGGCTTCTCACCAGATCACTTACGTGGAGACGCTGAAGGTCGTTATGGTACATTCGCTAAATACTTCACTAAAAATGATGTGCCAACATTCGCAATTTGCCACGGCCCTCAAGTATTAATTGATACTGATGACTTAAACGGACGTACTTTAACAGCTGTATTAAATGTACGTAAAGACTTATCAAATGCAGGGGCAAATGTTGTTGATGAATCAGTAGCTGTTGACAATAACATCGTTACAAGCCGTACACCTGATGACTTAGATGATTTCAATAGAGAAATCGTAAAACAATTAGAAGACTAATTATATTTAATATAATGAATTGAAATTTGAAGCATAAGTTTGTTTCAAGCAAGACTGTCCATGAAGTTGCTAGCTTTGTGGACAGTTTTTTTGTATAGCCAATAGTCTGATAGGTAGTACACCTTGGGACTGATTTTTCATGATAAGTATAGCTAAAAATATAAACTACTGTTAAACTCTCAATTATAGAGTGAGTTTAAGTAAAGGAGCTAGCGCATGAAAAGAAGCCAAAGATATAACAACTCGCCTGAGAGCTATTCGCATCATCAAAATGAACCACATTATAATACGTATTACAGACCTGTAGGTAAACCACCTAAAAAGAAAAAAAGTAAACGTATTTTTTTAAGAATATTTATTATTTTAGCTATCCTATTTGCAATATTTACTGGTTTAATGTACTTTTTGTCTTCAAGAGCGAATGTGGATGCTTTACAAACGATTGAGAATAAAAATAGCTATGTTCCAGTAGATAATATGCCTGATTATGTTAAAGGGGCATTTATATCGATGGAAGATGAACGATTTTATAAACACCATGGATTTGATGTAAAAGGGACTGTTCGTGCAATATTTTCCACAATTGGTGAACATGATGTTCAAGGTGGCAGTACGATTACTCAACAAACTGTGAAAAACTATTATTATAGCAATGAACGATCATTTACCAGAAAACTTAAAGAATTATTTGTAGCCCATAAAGTAGAGCAAGAATATAATAAAAATCAAATTTTAAGTTTTTATTTAAATAATATTTATTATGGTAGTGATCAATATACGATTGAAGGTGCAGCAAACCATTACTTTGGTTCTACTACAAATCAAAATAATAGTAGTATGCCGAAGATAACGGTATTGCAAAGTGCTATTTTAGCAAGTAAAGTGAATGCACCAAGTGTTTATGACATCAATAATATGTCCGATAATTTTAAAAATCGGATTAAAACAAATTTAGAAAAAATGAAGCAACAAGATTTCATAAATGATAGTCAATACGAGGAAGCATTATCACAACTTAATAATTACTAAATAAAAATCATGAATGAAGAATAAGATGTGTATAACGTCTTAATCTTCATTCTTTTTATTTTTTAAAGAGAGTTAAAATATTTTGAGAGTAGGGGGAGCTATTATAAAATAATAATTGTTGCAGTTGGAAATATTTTTGGCCAGTTATCATAATTCATTTATAGAAAAGGAGGGAAAGTCATGCCTAAAATCACTAAAATTGAAGTACAAAAAAAGAATAAAGAACGTTTCAATCTGTTCCTAGATGAAGAGTTTGAAATGGGAATAGATATCGATACGTTAGTAAAATTTAATTTGAAAAAAGGCCAAATTATTGAAGCGGCTGATATGGAACAAATTCAGAAATATGAACATTATAGATTGGGTGTTAATATAGCCATTCAATATTTATCGTATAAAAAAAGAACTGAAAAAGAAGTGCGTCAACATTTGGAAAAAAATGAAATAAGTGATGTTGCTATTCAACAAGTAATTGATTATTGCTACAAAGAAAAATATATCAATCACAATGATTACGCCGAAAGTTTAAAAAATACAATGATTAATACGACGGATAAAGGCCCAGAAGTATATAAACAGAAATTGTACCAAGTAGGGGTAGAACCTAACATTATTAATCATTTCGTGGCAATTTATGAAGAAGAACAGCCTTTAGAAGCAGTAATTAATGTAGCTCAAAAAATCATGAAAACGAAAAAGGGCCCAGAAAGCAAAGTGAAACAAAAAGTTTTACATAGCTTGATTCAAAAAGGGTATTCTATAGAAGTGGCTAATCAAGCCATGAGTGAACTAGATTTTACGCAAGATGAAGCAATGATGGACGATTTATTACAGCGAGATCTAGAAAAAGTTTATAATAAACAGCGTCGTAAATATGATGGGCAAATGCTTGTGATGAAAACCATTGAGTCGCTTATGAGAAAAGGCTATAAATATGATAAAATTAAAAATAAATTAGAGGAAAGTGGTATTTCTGATGAATGATAAAAAACTCAGTGAAATGTCTGAACAAGAATTAAGACATGAAATTCAAACGTATAAAGAGAAAATGCGTAAAGCAGAAATGAATGGCATCATGAACGAATATGATGTATATCAGAGTAAAGTGATTGTGGCAGAAAGTTATTTAGTAGATCGTAATAAAATTGAGTTTGGCAGAATATATAAATTAACGGATGGCAGCGAGCAATATTTTAAAGTTGAACGCTTAAAAGGTATATTCGCATGGGGATACAGAATTAACAGTTCTAATCCTGAAGAAGGTTTACCGATTGCTTTATTAAAAATTTAGAAGGATGTAACAAGAATGGGAAGTTCAATAGTTTTAAAGTTACTTAACGTTACGCAATATTATAGAAGTAAAAAAGATAGGAAATGGTATTTACCATTTGGCTATGCTGCTGAAGACATTGAGTTAAATAAAATTTCATTACATATATATCAAGGTGAAGCGCTAGCAATTATCGGAGAACCTGGCTCATCAAAAACATTGCTGGGTAGAATTATGTCTGGTGACATCAAACCCGATAGAGGGAAAGTTATCCAATCGGTATCTACATATTATGGTGATATTAAAGATAAACATTTATTAAATATTACTGTTGAAGAATATACTAAAGATATTCAACGACTGTTTACATATGAAACAACGTCGCATAACGTGGAACAAATTATTAAATTTGCACACTTGGATGAGAAAGCTTCTACGAAAGTGAATGAACTCAGTCATTCAGAATTTGCGCAATTGATATTGAGTATAGCCAGAGTTTGCCGTAGTGAAGTAATCATACTAAATCATATCATTGAGCATCTCAGTGATGATTTTCTAGAAAAAGCTAAACAACTTTCTAAAGATTATGTATCAGATAATTTATCAATGGTATTTATTGATAATGATGTGAAAAAGGTTGCTCAAGTAAGTAACTACGTTGCATGGATTTCGCATGGACAGTTGCGATTAGAAGGATCATTGAATCAAGTATTGCCTGTATTTAAAGAACATGAACGTGATAGATTGAGCGTTGAAGGTGAAGAAGAACAACAAAACTTTGATTTGGATTGGAAAGAAAATCGAAGTCGATTACCTGAAATGAGCTATAACTTTAAAAGAGTTGAACGATATAAACATGTTAAAATTCCAGATTTCATAGTAAAATTTTGGACTATTTTAATAGCAGGATTAATAGCTTTAGTGTTACTTGCTGCATTAGTAGTGAATAATGTTGGTAAAATAGAAATACCAACAAATGAAGTTCAAAAGAAAGTACAAAATAAAGACAAGGATCCATTTGAAGAGAAATTAGCATATGGTCTTGTACTGGATAAATCAGTTAAATTAACTGGAGAAGAGAATCTCGATATTCCTAAATATAGTTTCGTAACTATTACAGGTGAAAGTGCAAAAAATTATCGTGTTGTTGTAGATGATAAAAATTATGAAATTGGAAAGAGTAAACTGCAATACTTTAATCCAGCTGCACTTTATGAATCACATGAATTTAAAACATTAGCGCCATATATGAAATCAAATTATAGTAACTATGTTGATTATTTCAATGGAGAATTACATAAAAAGCATGACAAAGTTAAAAAAACGCTGGTCCCTGAAAAAGATCAACGCTTTGTAGTGTCTATTACACAACAACCTATTGATATGTTATTTAATGATGAAAATAAATTGACTGGATTTGTTTATCCAATCGTTGATAAAGATAAATTGAAAAATAAATATCATATTAAACAAGATTTATGGACAGTAAAAACAAGTGATGGTTATTTAATTGCAGATATGAAAAATAACAAATGGATTTATGTGGAATTGTAGGTGGAACAATGATAGATAATTTAATTTTATATTTTAAACACTTTCCATCACTTTTAAAATTTGCACAGCAAAGATTATTTAATACATGGAAATGGTTTGTTACATTGTTTTTAGCACAATTAATTTTAGTAGTGATTCTTCTCTTAAGTGTCTCATTTTTAGAAATAGAAGAAATAGGGAAAGCACAATGGTTATATAGACTTATCACTTTTATTACTTTTATAACAATGGTATTTACAATTTATAAAGCATTTTCAGAGTATAGTAGAGACTATTTAATCACGAAATCGTTTCAACTAACACCTTTAGTTACTGCTATCATGAACATTATAATGGGAAACATTGTTATTTGGATTCTAACACTCATTATAGCTATGTTTAAACCTATGAATTTGGAAACATCAGTGTTTGCTTATTTATTCTTTGCGTTAATGTGTTTATTGTTTATGATATTTATTGTAGTAACGTTGGGATTAATTGATTTAATTAGTAATAAAGTAACTAAATTATTTTTTATTATTAGTGTGATTTGTTTCTTCTTAGTGCCAATTATTTATATTCCCAGTACCAAGTTTCATATAATTAACCAAATTTTAAAGGTTAACCCAGTTTATTATCTTCTAGATGGCTCAGCCAGTTCCGTTATTTTTGGCGCTGTAAATATATATAATATTGCTTATCATATTTACTTTGCTATCTTTATAGTATTAATAGGGACAATAAACTTTATGTTAGTGCGTTATGTTGCGCATGAAAAATATAAATACACACATTATTCAAAAGAAAATTAAAAAGGTACGCTATCAACTTTTGGGATGATAGCGTACCTTTTTCTATATTCTATTAATGAACATATAATTTTTTTTGCAATTTATCCTCTGTAAACACCCAGCCAATATAAGAATGGTCTATATGGTTATTCTTATCTAAATGTGCAATCGCTGCAAAAGAATAATGACCTTTATTGTAATAACGTAAATCGATTAATCTAATTTCAGTAGTATCATCATCCAGCCTACGTGTTTGCCAACGATAAATAGTTGAGAAGTTTAAAAAGGTTCTAATATCTGGATTACTTTTGATTTGCCATAATATAGTATCAGGTGAAAACTTCTGACGTTTTACTTTATCAGTAAATGTTACATTACGTCCATATGCTCGACCAACATAATCGTGTTCTTCAGTCTGAATAGCTACGCGCCATTCCATAAACTTCATCGTTGGTGCTACAAAGATTTTAACTGGATGATGTTGTTGTTGAATTTGTTTTAGAGCTTGTTTTCGGATAATCGCTTGCATTTTAAAACGAATAATATAATAAATGATGAATATTGCTATAATTGGGAAAAATACTAAGAACGGATGAACGCCCAATGCCCAAATAATAATTCCAAGGCAAAGTATACCAAAAATAATAGGATCGAATGTGTTGATCACACTGAGTTGAATCCATTTATTAGTAATTGGACGTAACGCTTGTGTACCATACGAATTAAATATATCTACAAATACATGAAGAAACACTGCAAGTTGCGTCCACAACCATACATGTGTAGCATCTATATGTGGAAATACAATATAAATTGCAAATGTAATTAATATTGGCCACAAAATAGTAAACGGAATTGAATGCGTGATACCTCTATGATGAGAAATGTAAGTTGCATTATTTTTCAATTTTAAAACAGTATCACCATCAGGGATTAAAGACCCAGCAACTAATGTTGTAGCCGTAGCTACCATTGTGTCGGCCATCACAGGATCTTGCGTAGCTAAGGCGGTTAATCCGACACCCATAGCAATATGTGTGGCTGTATCCATAAAAGTTCA encodes:
- a CDS encoding ATP-binding cassette domain-containing protein, with translation MGSSIVLKLLNVTQYYRSKKDRKWYLPFGYAAEDIELNKISLHIYQGEALAIIGEPGSSKTLLGRIMSGDIKPDRGKVIQSVSTYYGDIKDKHLLNITVEEYTKDIQRLFTYETTSHNVEQIIKFAHLDEKASTKVNELSHSEFAQLILSIARVCRSEVIILNHIIEHLSDDFLEKAKQLSKDYVSDNLSMVFIDNDVKKVAQVSNYVAWISHGQLRLEGSLNQVLPVFKEHERDRLSVEGEEEQQNFDLDWKENRSRLPEMSYNFKRVERYKHVKIPDFIVKFWTILIAGLIALVLLAALVVNNVGKIEIPTNEVQKKVQNKDKDPFEEKLAYGLVLDKSVKLTGEENLDIPKYSFVTITGESAKNYRVVVDDKNYEIGKSKLQYFNPAALYESHEFKTLAPYMKSNYSNYVDYFNGELHKKHDKVKKTLVPEKDQRFVVSITQQPIDMLFNDENKLTGFVYPIVDKDKLKNKYHIKQDLWTVKTSDGYLIADMKNNKWIYVEL
- the yfkAB gene encoding radical SAM/CxCxxxxC motif protein YfkAB, with the translated sequence MTNSKKPISITNDPWEAYNDIEEYGNLTLSNIEFTTTNLCNMRCSHCAVGYTLQTKDPDPLPMDLIYRRLDEIPHLRTMSITGGEPMFSKKSIKNVVKPLLKYAQNRGIYVQMNSNLTLPQDRYLDIAEYIDVMHISHNWGTIQEFTDVGFGAMKKQPPLKAKLKLYEQMLDNASTLSEQGMFVSAETMLNQSTLPYLDKIHNEIVNDMKCSRHEVHPMYPADFASQLNVLSLKEMKTAIHHLLDIRDENVWMLFGTLPIYPCINDENDQALLQRLRDAKNVTMRNDPDGRSRLNVNVFSGDVIVTDFGDENGTISNIRRDKLTDVFNSWLDSDLAKSLNCHCEAFHCLGPNVLVKNMYYPNTNFRQNEIAMHGEHIFN
- the recX gene encoding recombination regulator RecX produces the protein MPKITKIEVQKKNKERFNLFLDEEFEMGIDIDTLVKFNLKKGQIIEAADMEQIQKYEHYRLGVNIAIQYLSYKKRTEKEVRQHLEKNEISDVAIQQVIDYCYKEKYINHNDYAESLKNTMINTTDKGPEVYKQKLYQVGVEPNIINHFVAIYEEEQPLEAVINVAQKIMKTKKGPESKVKQKVLHSLIQKGYSIEVANQAMSELDFTQDEAMMDDLLQRDLEKVYNKQRRKYDGQMLVMKTIESLMRKGYKYDKIKNKLEESGISDE
- a CDS encoding type 1 glutamine amidotransferase domain-containing protein — protein: MTKKVAIILADEFEDIELTSPKEALEEAGFETEIIGDTANAEVVGKHGEKATVNVSIADAKPEDYDALLIPGGFSPDHLRGDAEGRYGTFAKYFTKNDVPTFAICHGPQVLIDTDDLNGRTLTAVLNVRKDLSNAGANVVDESVAVDNNIVTSRTPDDLDDFNREIVKQLED
- a CDS encoding metal-dependent hydrolase; amino-acid sequence: MDTATHIAMGVGLTALATQDPVMADTMVATATTLVAGSLIPDGDTVLKLKNNATYISHHRGITHSIPFTILWPILITFAIYIVFPHIDATHVWLWTQLAVFLHVFVDIFNSYGTQALRPITNKWIQLSVINTFDPIIFGILCLGIIIWALGVHPFLVFFPIIAIFIIYYIIRFKMQAIIRKQALKQIQQQHHPVKIFVAPTMKFMEWRVAIQTEEHDYVGRAYGRNVTFTDKVKRQKFSPDTILWQIKSNPDIRTFLNFSTIYRWQTRRLDDDTTEIRLIDLRYYNKGHYSFAAIAHLDKNNHIDHSYIGWVFTEDKLQKKLYVH
- a CDS encoding YfhH family protein, translated to MNDKKLSEMSEQELRHEIQTYKEKMRKAEMNGIMNEYDVYQSKVIVAESYLVDRNKIEFGRIYKLTDGSEQYFKVERLKGIFAWGYRINSSNPEEGLPIALLKI
- a CDS encoding SE1561 family protein, translated to MNENQTIDQIKSRLSKFLEDIDHVNPDEVSVEDIDEWIGLLDQLEEKVKQVSK
- a CDS encoding teichoic acid transporter; the protein is MIDNLILYFKHFPSLLKFAQQRLFNTWKWFVTLFLAQLILVVILLLSVSFLEIEEIGKAQWLYRLITFITFITMVFTIYKAFSEYSRDYLITKSFQLTPLVTAIMNIIMGNIVIWILTLIIAMFKPMNLETSVFAYLFFALMCLLFMIFIVVTLGLIDLISNKVTKLFFIISVICFFLVPIIYIPSTKFHIINQILKVNPVYYLLDGSASSVIFGAVNIYNIAYHIYFAIFIVLIGTINFMLVRYVAHEKYKYTHYSKEN
- the sgtB gene encoding monofunctional peptidoglycan glycosyltransferase SgtB, which translates into the protein MKRSQRYNNSPESYSHHQNEPHYNTYYRPVGKPPKKKKSKRIFLRIFIILAILFAIFTGLMYFLSSRANVDALQTIENKNSYVPVDNMPDYVKGAFISMEDERFYKHHGFDVKGTVRAIFSTIGEHDVQGGSTITQQTVKNYYYSNERSFTRKLKELFVAHKVEQEYNKNQILSFYLNNIYYGSDQYTIEGAANHYFGSTTNQNNSSMPKITVLQSAILASKVNAPSVYDINNMSDNFKNRIKTNLEKMKQQDFINDSQYEEALSQLNNY